A DNA window from Coffea arabica cultivar ET-39 chromosome 6c, Coffea Arabica ET-39 HiFi, whole genome shotgun sequence contains the following coding sequences:
- the LOC113693106 gene encoding cystathionine beta-lyase, chloroplastic-like, producing the protein MASATCSPSSSLSLKSLVGSFSVDPIDLPGIGTKPGSFRCNTSGFGKQNHSLISKTFALHCARDKDIDVSASAFVDGIADHLTDIDVKEGEPREPSVSTMLMNFANEFDPYEALSTPLYQTATFKQPSATEYGPYDYTRSGNPTRDALERLLAKLDKADRALCFTSGMAALSAVTHLVGTGEEIVAGDDMYGGSDRLLSQVIPKTGVLVKRVDTANLDEVSSAISPMTKLVWMESPTNPRQQISDIRKIAEMAHANGALLLVDNSIMSPVLSQPLELGADIVMHSATKFIAGHSDLMAGVLAIKDESLARSLYFLQNAEGSGLAPFDCWLCLRGIKTMALRVEKQQDNAEKIAEFLSSHPRVKTVNYAGLPSHPGHALHYSQARGAGSVLSFLTGSLALSKHVAETTKYFSITVSFGSVKSLISLPCFMSHASIPAAVREARGLTEDLVRISVGIEDVNDLIADLDTALRTGPE; encoded by the exons ATGGCCTCTGCTACTTGCTCTCCTTCTTCGTCTTTGTCTCTCAAATCCCTCGTTGGTTCATTTTCTGTTGATCCTATAGATCTTCCT GGCATTGGGACTAAACCAGGGAGTTTCAGGTGCAATACGTCTGGTTTTGGGAAGCAAAATCACTCGTTGATTTCCAAGACATTTGCACTGCATTGTGCAAGAGACAAAGACATAGATGTCAGTGCATCAGCTTTTGTTGATGGCATTGCTGACCATTTAACAG ATATAGATGTTAAAGAAGGGGAGCCGAGGGAGCCAAGTGTCTCCACAATGCTGATGAATTTTGCTAACGAATTTGATCCCTACGAAGCCTTGAGCACGCCTTTGTACCAAACAGCAACTTTCAAGCAG CCTTCAGCAACAGAGTATGGCCCTTATGATTATACAAGGAGTGGAAATCCAACAAGAGATGCTTTAGAAAG ACTCTTGGCTAAGCTTGATAAAGCAGATCGAGCCTTGTGCTTTACAAGTGGAATGGCTGCTTTGTCGGCTGTTACCCATCTTGTTGGAACTG GTGAGGAGATTGTTGCTGGAGATGATATGTATGGTGGTTCAGATAGACTGTTGTCACAAGTAATACCCAAGACAGGAGTTCTGGTTAA GCGAGTGGATACAGCTAATTTAGATGAGGTTTCTTCTGCGATCAGCCCTATGACAAAGCTTGTCTGGATGGAAAGTCCGACAAATCCTCGTCAACAAATTTCTGATATTCGC AAAATAGCTGAGATGGCTCATGCAAATGGTGCTCTTCTATTGGTTGACAACAGCATTATGTCCCCTGTCTTATCTCAACCCCTTGAACTTGGAGCAG ATATTGTTATGCACTCTGCAACAAAGTTTATTGCGGGCCACAGTGATCTAATGGCTGGTGTACTAGCAATTAAAGACGAAAG CTTAGCAAGGAGCTTGTATTTTCTACAAAATGCCGAAGGCTCAGGATTGGCTCCATTTGATTGCTGGCTTTGTTTAAGAGGCATCAAAACCATGGCCTTGCGTGTGGAGAAGCAGCAG GATAATGCAGAAAAAATAGCAGAGTTTCTCTCCTCCCACCCAAGGGTGAAGACGGTTAACTATGCTGGTCTTCCTTCCCATCCTGGACATGCTCTGCACTATTCTCAG GCGAGGGGTGCTGGTTCTGTTCTTAGCTTCCTTACAGGCTCACTGGCACTGTCTAAACATGTAGCCGAGACAACCAAGTACTTCAGCATAACTGTCAGTTTTG GAAGTGTCAAGTCTCTCATCAGCTTGCCTTGCTTTATGTCCCATGCAAGCATTCCTGCAGCAGTACGCGAAGCCAGGGGTTTAACTGAGGATCTTGTTCGAATTTCTGTTGGAATTGAAGATGTAAATGATTTGATTGCTGATCTAGACACTGCGCTGAGGACAGGTCCCGAGTAA
- the LOC113692182 gene encoding uncharacterized protein isoform X1 — MASGEVRKVERQDIQLVQDLIERCLQLYMSQKEVVNTLLHQAKIEPDFTELGFLPVWQKLEEENQEFFRAYHLRLIVKDQIARFNELLERQVELMSQICPTGIASIPMSNGSQIPSMNHNTVCPAPEHTVGICKTETMHQDVSTSLHHTYDNGASSLPQGITTTIDFSAHAQRIDVPPNMLLAQNSTVGIMQGMNGGVIKSEAGYAGNTPFMFGPNGNVLEPRPAVGDVSLSSYNNTESNAQPLNETILDPETTPFGFLGQIPRNFSLSDLTADFSNSSDIILESYSRSPFLAADPNSFQDPRGRGEHQGSIAP; from the exons GTGCAAGATCTTATTGAAAGATGTCTTCAGCTTTACATGAGCCAGAAGGAAGTAGTCAATACCCTTCTACATCAGGCTAAAATTGAGCCTGATTTTACTGAACTAG GCTTTCTTCCAGTGTGGCAAAAGCTTGAAGAAGAAAACCAGGAATTTTTTAGGGCGTATCATCTGAGGTTGATAGTGAAGGATCAAATAGCAAGATTTAATGAGTTGCTGGAAAGACAGGTGGAGCTAATGAGTCAGATATGTCCAACGGGAATTGCTTCGATTCCCATGTCTAATGGCTCTCAGATTCCGTCAA TGAACCACAATACGGTGTGCCCTGCCCCCGAACATACTGTTGGCATCTGTAAGACAGAAACAATGCACCAAGATGTGAGTACGAGTTTGCACCATACATATGATAATGGTGCATCCTCGTTACCACAAGGTATTACAACCACCATTGACTTTTCGGCCCACGCCCAAAGGATTGACGTACCACCAAATATGCTTTTGGCCCAGAACTCAACTGTTGGTATTATGCAAGGGATGAATGGTGGGGTAATCAAATCAGAAGCCGGCTATGCAGGAAATACCCCCTTTATGTTTGGTCCTAATGGCAATGTTTTGGAGCCCCGTCCTGCAGTTGGAGATGTTTCTCTTTCATCTTACAATAATACAGAATCCAATGCACAACCGCTAAACGAGACAATCTTGGATCCAGAAACTACTCCTTTTGGGTTCTTGGGGCAGATTCCTCGAAACTTTAGTCTATCAGACCTGACAGCTGACTTCTCTAATAGCTCTg ATATTATATTAGAGAGCTACTCCAGGTCACCCTTCCTTGCAGCAGATCCTAACAGCTTCCAGGATCCTCGTGGTAGGGGAGAACATCAAG GCTCAATCGCTCCATAG
- the LOC113692182 gene encoding uncharacterized protein isoform X2 — MASGEVRKVERQDIQLVQDLIERCLQLYMSQKEVVNTLLHQAKIEPDFTELVWQKLEEENQEFFRAYHLRLIVKDQIARFNELLERQVELMSQICPTGIASIPMSNGSQIPSMNHNTVCPAPEHTVGICKTETMHQDVSTSLHHTYDNGASSLPQGITTTIDFSAHAQRIDVPPNMLLAQNSTVGIMQGMNGGVIKSEAGYAGNTPFMFGPNGNVLEPRPAVGDVSLSSYNNTESNAQPLNETILDPETTPFGFLGQIPRNFSLSDLTADFSNSSDIILESYSRSPFLAADPNSFQDPRGRGEHQGSIAP, encoded by the exons GTGCAAGATCTTATTGAAAGATGTCTTCAGCTTTACATGAGCCAGAAGGAAGTAGTCAATACCCTTCTACATCAGGCTAAAATTGAGCCTGATTTTACTGAACTAG TGTGGCAAAAGCTTGAAGAAGAAAACCAGGAATTTTTTAGGGCGTATCATCTGAGGTTGATAGTGAAGGATCAAATAGCAAGATTTAATGAGTTGCTGGAAAGACAGGTGGAGCTAATGAGTCAGATATGTCCAACGGGAATTGCTTCGATTCCCATGTCTAATGGCTCTCAGATTCCGTCAA TGAACCACAATACGGTGTGCCCTGCCCCCGAACATACTGTTGGCATCTGTAAGACAGAAACAATGCACCAAGATGTGAGTACGAGTTTGCACCATACATATGATAATGGTGCATCCTCGTTACCACAAGGTATTACAACCACCATTGACTTTTCGGCCCACGCCCAAAGGATTGACGTACCACCAAATATGCTTTTGGCCCAGAACTCAACTGTTGGTATTATGCAAGGGATGAATGGTGGGGTAATCAAATCAGAAGCCGGCTATGCAGGAAATACCCCCTTTATGTTTGGTCCTAATGGCAATGTTTTGGAGCCCCGTCCTGCAGTTGGAGATGTTTCTCTTTCATCTTACAATAATACAGAATCCAATGCACAACCGCTAAACGAGACAATCTTGGATCCAGAAACTACTCCTTTTGGGTTCTTGGGGCAGATTCCTCGAAACTTTAGTCTATCAGACCTGACAGCTGACTTCTCTAATAGCTCTg ATATTATATTAGAGAGCTACTCCAGGTCACCCTTCCTTGCAGCAGATCCTAACAGCTTCCAGGATCCTCGTGGTAGGGGAGAACATCAAG GCTCAATCGCTCCATAG